The Sulfurovum riftiae DNA segment ACGGGCAGGGGCGATGTATGACAAATTCGTACGTTTTTCGGAAGATCTCATCAAGATCTCCAAGCAGATCGATGCGGTACAGAGCAGTTTTTCCGCAGCGAAGAACAAGCTCAGCGACGGCAAAGGCAACCTGGTCCGGCAGGTCCAGCAGCTCAAAGAGCTTGGTGCCCAGACAAGTAAACAGATACCCAAAGCCCTGAAAGGGGACGAGGAGTAACGAAAAGAAGCTTCAAAAAGCAAGTCTTATTTTAATGATAAGTCCGACTTGAAAGTGATAGATATTCAAAGGGAAAAACAGTATAATAGTATCAAGTGTGCCCATAATATAGAGAAAATGAAAGGGATAACTTCATGAATGAAGTAATTTATGATACATCTATCACATTTAAAGAGCGCCTCGATTATGACAAATTAAGTTTTTTCTATCTCTCCCTGCCGATTATACTGATCGGACATATTCTGGGGGCGCTGCTTCTCTCTGCCATGGAAATGACCGTGGTCGATCTCTACTCTATCGGCATCTGGCTGCTCCTGAACGTCATTATGTTCCTTTATCGCTTTTACCATTACACGCTGTTCAAAAAAGAGAGTGAAAAGAACAAGCTCAGAGAGGCGAAACTGTGGCTTGACCGTTACTATACCAATGTGCTTCTCAGCGGTATCATCTGGGGAAGCAGTGCACTCCTTCTCTTTCCTGAATCAGACCTTTTCGGCCAAATGATACTGCTTCTCTTCCTGTTCGCCATAGGGTTCTCTTCACTGGGTGTCCTGGCAACGAAAAGGAATCTGCTTCTGTCCTATGTAATGGTCATGTACGGGCCGATCGTATGGCGGCTTCTGTTTCTGGAAGGGGAACTCTACCTCAATATCGCCTATGCGATCATCTCTCTCGTCCTCATCATGATCATCGTGGCCAACTATTATGGAAAGATCATCAATGATTCGCTTGAAGAGCGTGAACAGTTCGCCGACATCAAAGCATCGCATGACAAACTAAAAGAGCGTTTCTTCTCACTTTTCGAGCGTGCACCTGTCGGTATTTACTACTACGACGAGGCACTGCAGCTCCAGGATGTCAACCTGCAGTTCATGGAAATGAATAAAGTGACCGATAAAGATACCCTGATGAACATCAGTCTGCAGGATGCCATAGATGATACGAGGATCCTTGAGGTACATGAAAATGTCTTCAAGGGGAAAACGGGCAATTACCGCGGACCGTTCAACATACTTTCCGGGAGCAAGGAAGATATTTATGTGGACCTTTCGACCGTACCGATGTATAACAGTGTCGGTGAAATAGCCGGCGGTATCACGATCATCAATGATATTACGAGTGAAGTGACAGCACGTGAGAAAATGATGCGCAGTGCCTACTACGATATGCTTACGAATATTCCCAACCGTACACTTCTTATGGATAAACTCAAAAATCTGATAGAGGAGAAAAAGCCGACAGATGGCCTCTCTGCACTCCTTTTCCTCGATATCGACAACTTCAAGAAGATCAATACAAGTGTAGGACACGATATAGGGGACAGGATCCTGAAGATCGCGGCACACAAAATAGAACAGGTGGTCGGAACGGATGATACCCTTGCACGTATCGGCGGAGACAAATTCGTCATTCTGGTACCTGATGTAGGTACGCAGGAGGAAGGTGCACAGGCATTTACCACAAGCTATATAACGGCGATCAATCAGAACTTTATTCAGCCTCTGCAGGTCGGGGGGAAGGATTACCATATCAGTTTCTCTATCGGGGCAGTATTGTTCGCCGATACCGATGCCACGGCCTTTGATATTCTCAAGCGGGCAGAGACCGCTATGTATGAAGCGAAGAAGACCACACGGGGAAGTACACAGTTCTACCAGGACAGCATGAGTGTTCAGGCCAGAGAGGAACTGATGCTCGAAAATGATATTCACAAAGCGATCAAGAATGATGAGTTCGTAATGTATTATCAACCTCAGCTCAATGTAGAGACGAACGAGATCATAGGCGCGGAGGCGCTGATCCGATGGATGCATCCCGAAAAAGGTCTTATCATGCCGGATGCGTTCATTCCTCTTGCGGAAGAGAGCGGGATCATCATCAAGCTGGAAGAGTGGATCTTCGACAGGATATGCAGTGATGCGAAAAAACTGAGTGAAGATATGGGTGGTTTCAATCTGCATCACATAGCCATCAATGTCAGTACCATACACTTTTTGGAACCGCATTTCGTTGAGAAGCTGATGCTGCTTGTCAAGAAACACAAAGTGAGACCGGAGTGGTTCGAACTGGAGATCACAGAGAGCGGTATCATGCGGAATGTCGAGGATGCCATACAGAAGATCAAAGAGTTGAAGGATTTCGGTTTCACCTTCTCCATCGATGATTTCGGTACAGGCTACTCTTCGCTGTCGCATCTGAAAGAACTTCCTGTCGACGTGATCAAGATTGACCAGTCCTTTGTACGGAACATGAATGAGAATGATGAAATGATCATTGAAGCGGTCGTGGCCATAGGTCAGAAGTTCGACCTTGAAGTCCTTGCCGAAGGGGTTGAGAGCGACAAGATACTGGAATATCTAAAAGATATCAACTGTAATACCTATCAAGGCTATTTTGCACACACACCGATAGCACTGGATGAGTTTGAAGCGCTTTTGAAGCCGAAAAAATAAAAATTTGACCTGTAAGATTCTCATATTTATCGCTTGATTTTTTGACAGTATATCTGAGGCTAAGATGTATATAATTAAAGGGGGGGGAGAATCAAGTGCAAAAAGGAATATATCTTCCAACCAATCAAAATACGATCATCCTCAATGAGCTGGGTAATTACTGTGAGATACTGCTTGACGGTGAGTATAAAACAGTTTCCCGTGAAGACATTGAAGTCCATACGAAGCAGACTATATTTTCCTCTTTGGAAACACTCAAAGAAAATATATTTTTAAACTGTATCAAAAATCCTCTGAGCGATATTCTCTACTCCTACAATACAAACCGGCTTACCCCCGAACCGCACCAATATAAACCTTTGATCAAATTTCTATACTCAGACAATAATCGTATTTTGATCGCGGATGAAGTGGGTTTGGGTAAAACTATTGAAGCAGGGATGATCTTTAAAGAGATCGATAAAAGAGAAGAGCTGAAAGTCTCTTTGATCGTTGTGCCTTCATCGCTTACTTTAAAATGGCAGGAAGAGTTCAGTATTCGGTTTGATGAATATTTTGAAATTAAAAAAACAAATCAGTTCCTTTATTTTATCGATGAGTTTGATACCCATAGCAGTACAAAATTCAGGAATGAAAAAATCATTATCTCTTATCATACATTAAGAGATGTGAGAGTTATGGAAAAACTGAAAAACAGTTTTTTTGAGGTTGACTTCCTCATCATGGATGAAGCACATGCCATGAGAAATGCCAATACTTCCACTTTTGAAGGGGGCCAACTGATTACATCCGTTGCGGAGCATATTGTTTTTCTTACTGCTACTCCGGTACAAAACAGTCTGGATGACCTGTTCAGTATTCTTTCTTTGCTTGACGAAGACTACTTTAAAGATTATGGGTATTTTTTAAAGATGATACGCCCTAATGGTACGATACATAAACTCATCGCAATGATCAGAAACAATTATTCGCTTGAAGAGATCAAGCAGTATATTGAAGAGAGTCTTTACAAAGCTTCACTAGAACGTTTAGAAAGTGTATTTGGCAGGATACTGGGTCTTGCTCAAATCACCAATAAAGATAAGGTTGAATTGATTGATATGCTGATGAAAGAAGATCATTTGAGTTTTATCATCAATCGAAGCAAGAAGAAAGATGTAGGACGTTCTATC contains these protein-coding regions:
- a CDS encoding putative bifunctional diguanylate cyclase/phosphodiesterase, giving the protein MNEVIYDTSITFKERLDYDKLSFFYLSLPIILIGHILGALLLSAMEMTVVDLYSIGIWLLLNVIMFLYRFYHYTLFKKESEKNKLREAKLWLDRYYTNVLLSGIIWGSSALLLFPESDLFGQMILLLFLFAIGFSSLGVLATKRNLLLSYVMVMYGPIVWRLLFLEGELYLNIAYAIISLVLIMIIVANYYGKIINDSLEEREQFADIKASHDKLKERFFSLFERAPVGIYYYDEALQLQDVNLQFMEMNKVTDKDTLMNISLQDAIDDTRILEVHENVFKGKTGNYRGPFNILSGSKEDIYVDLSTVPMYNSVGEIAGGITIINDITSEVTAREKMMRSAYYDMLTNIPNRTLLMDKLKNLIEEKKPTDGLSALLFLDIDNFKKINTSVGHDIGDRILKIAAHKIEQVVGTDDTLARIGGDKFVILVPDVGTQEEGAQAFTTSYITAINQNFIQPLQVGGKDYHISFSIGAVLFADTDATAFDILKRAETAMYEAKKTTRGSTQFYQDSMSVQAREELMLENDIHKAIKNDEFVMYYQPQLNVETNEIIGAEALIRWMHPEKGLIMPDAFIPLAEESGIIIKLEEWIFDRICSDAKKLSEDMGGFNLHHIAINVSTIHFLEPHFVEKLMLLVKKHKVRPEWFELEITESGIMRNVEDAIQKIKELKDFGFTFSIDDFGTGYSSLSHLKELPVDVIKIDQSFVRNMNENDEMIIEAVVAIGQKFDLEVLAEGVESDKILEYLKDINCNTYQGYFAHTPIALDEFEALLKPKK